The following nucleotide sequence is from Pandoraea thiooxydans.
TGCCTGGCGTCGTGTCAGTGGCCGGTTATCGCTCGGTCGTTTCGATGGGTAATACTGTTGACGCCTTGATTTGCGAGAGCGCGATCATCGAATTGACTTCCTGGATCATCGGCAACTGCGAGAGCCGCTCGAAAAAGAACCTCTCATATGCCTCGACATCGCGCGCCACGATGCGCAGGAGAAAATCGACGTTCCCCATCAGTACATGACACTCCATGACTTCCGGGAACGCCTGGATCGCACGCGAGAACTCGGGCAGCGCATTGCGGCTGTGGGCGGCCAGCTTGACATGGGCGAAGAGCATGACGTTAAGACCGGCCTTTTTGCGGTCGACTACCGCGACCTGCCTGGTGATAACTCCCTCCTGATGAAGGCGGTCGATACGCCGCCAACATTGCGATTGCGACAGACCCACGCGCTCGCCGACTTCCGCCGCCGAAAGCGAGGCGTCCTCCTGCAACAGCAGTAGAATTTTTTTATCGAATTCGTCTATTTGCATAATTTATT
It contains:
- a CDS encoding Lrp/AsnC family transcriptional regulator; translated protein: MQIDEFDKKILLLLQEDASLSAAEVGERVGLSQSQCWRRIDRLHQEGVITRQVAVVDRKKAGLNVMLFAHVKLAAHSRNALPEFSRAIQAFPEVMECHVLMGNVDFLLRIVARDVEAYERFFFERLSQLPMIQEVNSMIALSQIKASTVLPIETTER